The Orcinus orca chromosome 16, mOrcOrc1.1, whole genome shotgun sequence genome includes a window with the following:
- the VGF gene encoding neurosecretory protein VGF: MKSLRLPAPVLLCFLLLTKGLGAAPPGHPEAQPPPPSSEHKEPVAGDAVLGPKDVSAPEVRAARNSEPQDEGELFQGVDPRALAAVLLQALDRPASPPAPGGSQQRPEEEAAEALLTETVRSQTHSLPAPETQAPAAPPRPQTQENGPEAADPSEELEALASLLQELRDFSPSSAKRQQETAAAETETRTHTLTRVNLESPGPERVWRASWGEFQARVPERAALPPPAPPQFQARMPESGPLPEAHQFGEGVSSSKTHLGEALAPLSKAYQGLGAPFTKARRPETSLLGGSEAGERLLQQGLAQVEAGRRQAEATRQAAAQEERLADLASDLLLQYLLQGGARQRGLGGRGLQQEEERETERGQEAAEQERRGGEERAGEEDEEAAEAEAEAEAEEAERARQNALLFAEEEDGEAGAEDKRSQEETPGHRRKEAEGAEEGGEEDDDDEEMDPQTIDSLIELSTKLHLPADDVVSIIEEVEEKRKRKKNAPPEPVPPPRAAPVPTHARSPQPQPLSPAPARDELPDWNEVLPPWDREEDEVFPPGPYHPFPNYIRPRTLQPPAASRRRHYHHALPPSSHYPDREAQARRAQEQAEAEERRLQEQEELENYIEHVLLRRP, from the coding sequence ATGAAATCGCTCAGGTTGCCGGCTCCTGtcctcctctgcttccttctaCTGACCAAGGGGTTGGGAGCAGCGCCCCCGGGGCACCCTGAGGCTCAGCCACCTCCCCCCAGCTCTGAGCATAAAGAGCCGGTAGCCGGGGACGCAGTGCTCGGGCCGAAGGATGTTAGCGCCCCAGAGGTCCGAGCCGCTAGGAATTCAGAGCCGCAGGACGAGGGAGAGCTTTTCCAGGGCGTGGATCCCCGGGCGCTGGCCGCGGTGCTGCTGCAGGCACTCGACCGCCCGGCCTCGCCCCCAGCGCCTGGCGGCTCCCAGCAGCGGCCAGAGGAAGAAGCAGCAGAAGCTCTGCTGACCGAGACCGTGCGCAGCCAGACCCACAGTCTCCCAGCGCCAGAGACCCAGGCGCCCGCGGCCCCGCCTCGCCCTCAGACTCAGGAGAATGGTCCCGAGGCGGCCGACCCCTCCGAGGAGCTCGAGGCGCTAGCTTCCCTGCTTCAGGAACTGCGAGATTTCAGTCCGAGCAGTGCCAAGCGCCAGCAAGAGACGGCGGCAGCAGAGACGGAAACCCGCACGCACACGCTGACCCGAGTCAACCTGGAGAGCCCCGGGCCGGAGCGCGTGTGGCGGGCTTCCTGGGGAGAGTTCCAGGCGCGCGTCCCGGAGCGCGCGGCCCTGCCGCCGCCTGCTCCCCCGCAATTCCAGGCGCGTATGCCCGAGAGCGGGCCCCTTCCCGAAGCCCACCAGTTCGGGGAAGGAGTGTCCTCCTCCAAAACACACCTAGGTGAGGCACTGGCACCCTTGTCCAAGGCGTACCAAGGCCTGGGCGCTCCCTTTACCAAGGCGCGCCGGCCGGAGACCTCACTCCTGGGCGGCTCTGAGGCGGGAGAGCGCCTTCTACAGCAAGGGCTGGCGCAGGTGGAAGCCGGGCGGCGGCAGGCGGAGGCCACACGGCAGGCCGCGGCCCAGGAAGAGCGGCTGGCCGACCTCGCCTCCGACCTGCTGCTCCAGTATTTGCTGCAGGGCGGGGCTCGGCAGCGCGGCCTGGGGGGTCGggggctgcagcaggaggaggaGCGAGAGACCGAGAGGGGGCAGGAGGCGGCGGAGCAGGAGAGACGCGGCGGGGAGGAGAGGGCGGGGGAAGAGGATGAGGAGgcggcggaggcggaggcggaggcggaggcggaggagGCGGAGAGGGCGCGACAGAACGCTCTACTGTTCGCCGAGGAGGAGGACGGAGAAGCCGGAGCCGAAGACAAGCGCTCCCAGGAGGAGACGCCCGGCCACCGACGAAAGGAGGCcgagggggcagaggagggcgGGGAGGAGGACGACGACGACGAAGAGATGGACCCGCAGACAATCGATAGCCTCATTGAGCTGTCCACCAAACTCCACCTGCCAGCGGACGACGTGGTCAGCATCATCGAGGAGGTGGAAGAGAAGCGGAAGCGGAAGAAGAACGCCCCTCCCGAGCCTGTGCCGCCCCCCCGGGCCGCCCCCGTCCCCACTCACGCCCGCTCCCCgcagccccagcccctctccccagccccggcTCGGGACGAGCTGCCCGACTGGAACGAGGTGCTCCCGCCCTGGGATCGGGAGGAGGACGAGGTGTTTCCCCCGGGGCCCTACCACCCTTTTCCCAACTACATCCGGCCGCGAACACTGCAGCCACCCGCTGCCTCGCGCCGCCGCCACTACCACCACGCCCTGCCGCCTTCGAGCCACTATCCCGACAGGGAGGCCCAGGCGCGGCGCGCTCAGGAGCAGGCGGAGGCAGAGGAGCGCCGGCTGCAGGAGCAGGAAGAGCTGGAGAATTACATCGAGCACGTGCTGCTCAGGCGCCCGTGA